In the Phocoena phocoena chromosome 14, mPhoPho1.1, whole genome shotgun sequence genome, AAATAATTTCCTACTTGCCTCACAGTTTCCAGTCTGTCTTCCATCCCATACTGTATCATGTGTTTTCTAAATTCTTGATCTGATCAAATCTCTCCATGCTGATAACATTTCATTGGCTCCCCATTGCCTGTAGAATAATATCTGAACCGACTGGTTAACAGACCAAGGACTATTATATCACATTGGTGGAACTGCCACTCTCCTCCTGGTCCACTTAGGAAATGCTTATTTATTCATCAAGATCCATGTTGGAGGTTATATTTTCTTTGACCCTTCCTCTGGTGTCATATATAATTTTGTCTGAACCCTTTTTTGAGCATGTATCACActgtattatcattatttatttgtatgtttagcTGACCTAGCCTGCAAGTTCATCCACAGCAAGCACCGTGGCTTAATCAACCTTTGTAAATCCGGTGACAGGCTCTGTGCCTGACATCAAGTAGATTGCAGTGAGTGTTTGTTGCGTAAATGCAGTGTCAGGCTCTCAGCTTTCTTGGAACCATATACGGaagttaaaaatctttaaattgaGTCATTAGCTAAATGCAAAGGGCATCAAGAGGGACTTTAGAAGAAAATTAGGTGATGATACCCAGGGGCTCAAGATGGTGGTAAATGTCTTTGTTGCTCTTTAACTGTGATGGTGTCCACTGATGCTGGATCCTGACAGATGCGAGGCAGCCGGAATAGGCGGCAGCCCCTCTGGAGCTGTTGTGAATGTTACAGTGGTCACCACAGGATGCACGAGCCTAAGAACAGGTGGCTTTGGGATCCTGAATTGAAAGAACTTGCAGATGAGACCAAAAATCTAAGCAAGAGGTTAAAGATGTAGTGGGAGACAGTGAATCACAAAAGAAAGTGAGATGTTTGTTTCACACAGTGGAAAGGGCATCTTTGGAAACTGTTCCATTGCTATGGGAAGCCCTTTTAGAAACATACTGTGGAAAATAATGGTTTGacttataaaataatttgctcttgaaacaaagagaaaataggtTGACCCTTTTCAACCtttatatgtctttttatttcGTGGGGGTGGGAACCTACCTAGGTCTGCAACCACCACTCCTTCAGGCTCCCCTCGGGCCTCCCAGCAAAACGTTTATAATCCTTCAGAAGGTTCTACATGGAATCCCTTTGACGACGACAATTTCTCCAAACTCACAGCTGAAGAACTGCTGAACAAGGACTTTGCCAAGCTGGGGGAAGGTGAGTAATTGGTGCCTTTTTGTGATTAACTCTAGAGGGGTAGCATGTGAAAATGTAGACTTgggtctttctttccttcaaagaCTTGATTTTGAAGTATATGCACAAAATCAGCTTGTATTTTTACTAGGGCACCGAAGTCTCTTCATCCTCAGGAAATCCTGGTCTGTTGTGGGTGGCAGCAAGGAGAGTGGGAAACTTTTAGGAAAGATTAGGTAGCATAGATCAGGATGATAGTGTCAAGCACGTTCACTCCTTGGAGGAATGTGATGGTACCTTGTCCTAAGTGGGTTTATTATCCCAGAAAGTCGTAGCTGCTTACCCATGAGAGTGTGCCCTCATGTAGACACTGAATCTTCATGATCAGAATTCTCTATTACTGTTGACTGACCCTGGAGCGGAGATCAAATAAACAGAAGGTACCATTTCTACTCTCAAATCCACAGTCTAATTTGGAAGGCAAGATACccactcacagacacacatacacctTGGAAAACAACAGCACACACCCTGGGAAAATTCTACAGTATGATACAGTTCAAAAAAAGTACCTCAGTGTAGACAAAAGCACAGGGAAAGGAATGATCAGAACGGAGTGAATGATACGAACTTTGGCCAAACATTttagctttataattttatagacatctttttaaaatccatacacttcttgcctttttttttcttcatagggCATAGGATTTAACTTTCTTTGACATTTATTGTCAATTTGTTTCATTGTTACGTATGCCAGTTATTGTTCTAGACTGTAAACAGAAACACCTTCATGTGCTATTGAAAACTAGTATTTTGCACCTGATTAAGTGACTCCCAAGTTTTAAAACTCCTGTATCTATTTTTAGTAATTTCCTGTCCCTGTTCTTGTTGTTCAACTGTTGGCTTTTACATTAAGCCATTGTCATTGTGCCTGTCCCTCATAGCATCTCACTACTGccatctgtcttctcttttgCTCTCATAACTACTTTCAACGTGGAAAACAGATCATCAAACTCATTAGAATGATGTAGAGATAAATCGATTCAGAGTGAAGGCTGGAGGCATTGTGCTTTGAGTAATGTGCTCAAGCTTTAGAGCTTTagacttcctttctttcctcagctgtttcTCAGTTACTGCAGTGACCAGACAAGGACCTTTGAATAGCCAAGGTGTTGCCATAATGCAGTAAAATGAGTCAAGTCTAGATGTCGGTTTGGAGGGTGCCCTTCACCCCTGGCCTGTGTGTGCATCATGGGATTCTGCTGGGATGAACCGAGTGGTATTTTGTCCCTCCAGGCAAACATCCTGAGAAGCTTGGAGGCTCAGCTGAGAGTTTGATCCCAGGCTTTCAACCAACCCAAGGTGATACTTTTGCCGCTTCCTCATTTTCTGCTGGAACTGGTTAGTATGGCGAACACCTGAAACTCAAGACTCACTGTTGTGACCTTCCCACTGGTTTCCAGTCCACAGATAACCCTAGCATGGCAGTGAGCCCCAGATCCTGGTGGTAAcataattttcttcattctgaAGATTTCCTATAAAAAGATCGGGATAAAAAAAGATCTAGAATCACTTTGAATTAGAATGGCAGGGTGATCTGGCAGTAATATACAGGATTTGTTCTCTCAAGTCCACATACATGTTTTTAagcaaatatttctaaatttcagGAACATCACTCTGTTAATCTCTTGTAATTGCTTAGGTTCTTTGGAATGACTTGAAGAGTTCTAAGAATTAGGTGCTCTATCCTATATCTGAGTCTCTTCTATGCTGTgtttttgtgcatgtgtgtgtgtgcttatggGGACAGGgagatatctttttatttttatttttttctgaaaaagttttATTGTGCACAGAGGGGAAGGGCTCAGTCCTTCTTGGCTGCTGCCTTCCTCATGGCGGCCAGGACATTGCTcagctcctctctcttcctcttggcACAGATGTGTCCCCCCACCCTTTTCTTGATGAACTTGAAGGCCCGCTTGTCCTTGGAGACCTTGAGCAGCTCCATGGCCGGCCGTTCATAAGAGGCGAAGCCGCACACCTCCTGGATCACGTCCCGCACAAACTTGGTGTGCTTGGTGAGGCGCCCGTGGCGGCGGCTGTGCCTCGGCTTGCTCACGTTCTCAGTCACCTTGTGGCTCCTGTTGAGGCCCACAGCCATGGGGTAGCACAGAGCCATGGCTGCTGCTCTTTAATGGCTGCTGTGGCGGAAGCGAGATATCTTTTTAAATGAGacgtttaaaaaaattctactagTAATTATAAAAAcctaattttcccttttattaataaataatgtacatatttattaatttatagaaGAGCGTACAGAAGAAAGTTAAAAGCCCCATGATCTCACCCCTGAGAAATTAGCATAGTGATACCATTTAGATGTCTGTTAGTGGCATTTAACCTTTTTAGGGTCACAGATATCTTTGTGAATCTAAGGGAAGTTACAGATCTTCTCTTTCACAAAAATACATGTGTCCACAATTTTGTGCACAATTTTCAGCCTCAGTTTATGACTCTAAGGTACATTTTTATAGTCATATTTTAAAGCCTAATTTTTTTTGCTTACAAAATTTGGCATGTTTCCCCCATATCATTAAAGAAGCTCCTcgaatataacttttaaaatatctacattaAATTCCTTTATGTGGATACATCCTAATGTATTTAACCAGGTAcctcttttttaaacattaatttgatGTCAatgttttactgttttaaattCCTCAGCAATAGATGTGAGGTTTTGAATATGTTCTTTGTAGGATATGGAATTTGATATCCTTCaaaattcatctttttaattacattgattaatttctgcttttaacttttcatattctttcttcctgctttctttGGGTGTATCAGTATTTTTCTAACCTCgtaaatttatttctgattagAACTTTGGCTGTTATTCCATGACATTTGCTATGTAAcgctctctttatttatttattttattttatttaatttttggctgcgtcgggtcttagttgtggtactcAGAATCttcctcgcggcatgtgggatcctccgctgcggtgcgtgggctcttcgctgtggtgcgcgggtttctctctagttgtggcacgtgggctcagtagttgctgcgtgtgggctctttagttgtggagcagggctccagagcgcatgggctctatAGTTTCAGCATGCGGGCCCTGTAGTTGTGGcccacgtgctcagtagttgcggctcgtgggcttcgttaccccacggcatgtgggatcttagttccccgaccggggatccaacccgtgtgccctgtattgggaggtggattcttaaccactggaccaccagggaagcccctgtaatgctctcttattctcattcttttctgtttttaaattttaaagttttgatttcttTACCCTAGAGTTATTTAGGATATATTTTCATTGCATTGTGATAATATGGCCTCTGCAGTTTTTTCTCCTGGGTATTATGGAGGACTTCATTATTAATTTTGTAAACGTTCTATGGGAGTTAGAAGTTTCCATTTCAATAAATACTAATCtacaacatgatttttaatggaaGAACAATAACATTGTATTTAACATCCTCTTTGATGAATACTTAGGTTGTTACTAATTTTCACCACATAAACATTCTTGAAGCCCAATTTTTATTCAtatcctttaaaatttctttaagatAGCTTTTAGGGGATTATGTGCTAAATCAAAAGATATGTGTAATTAAGGCTTTTGGTGCATATTTCCAAATTGCCCTCCAAGAATGCtatacagattttatttcagtCAACAGTGAATGAGTAATCTTCACCTCTTTTTCCCAGCCAGACCAGCTCAGAGGCTGTAGACAGAGGACATTGTTTACTGGccgtttttatttctttggggatTTGTGTTgttcatgtccttttttttttttttttatgtgctttgtttattttgttcttattaatATGTAAGAGCTCTTCATGTGTCATATTATAAACTTTTCCCCCAGTTTGTCATTTGTCCTATGCAAGTATTATCTCATCTGACCCTCTCAACAACCCTCCGAGGTTGCCCCATCATCCCCACATCAGTTATGGTTGAGGTAACTGAGCACAGGCTAGTCTCTTTCccagggtcacatagctagtaagtggcagagctgggacaccGACCCTCTGGCTCTAGAACTTCCTCTCTCAGGTTTTCTGCCTCATAATAAGGCAAATTTAATAATAGTGTCCTAGAACATCATCTatagtttcaaaatttttttaataaaatagaatacatttaaatcttttatagTATTTTCTTTGCATACatcaattttattgtatgtatttgTGCTTCTCTTGGTAACTCTAGCTAGAGATTTGCTGTTTTATTACCTTTCAGAGACAACTCTATTATGAACtactctttttctgtcttctaattctctatattttgcctttgtctttttgattacagtTCCCTATTTTTCTTAGGTTCACTTTTGCTGATTTCAAGAAGAACAcatagtaaaattttttttaattctttaaaaaaaagtatttagagTTTTTCTCTCAATATAACAGTGATTTTCATCTGGCatgagagtggggagggaggctaATTATAATTTCTAATTATAATTTCTCTGTGAAGACTTTTTCACAGAGAATCTACTattctcttgcctctttcttGCTCCAgttgcccaccccaccccagcctttgAGGATTACACTGTTATTGAGAGTGCTTTCTAATAGCTGTGTGTTTCCCTTGTAAGAAAAAACTCATGTTTTAACCATATCCCATAAGTCTTATGGGATATAAGTCAATGATGTTctcattgttaatattttggaaCAGGCATTGGAATTATTTGGAAGgtctgttttttaatattaaatagtgaaaattttttgtgtgttattttttatttttagctttgttgTCTGgtctatatactttttaaatttttttttttttttttgcggtacacgggcctctcactgttgtggcctctcccactgcagagcacaggctctggacgtgcaggctcagcggccatggcttacgggcccagccactctgcggcatgtgggatcttcccggactggggcatgaacccatgtcccctgcatcggcaggtggactctcaaccactgcgccaccagggaagccctaattttttaatttattagtatTTTGGTCTGGTTGAAAGTGCTTAAAGTTGGATATGCCAAATAGTTGACTAAATATACCAAATGTATAAAGCATTGGTCATTGTCCTTGAGATAAAATGTCACAACGATGACTAGTTATGGTGCTGGGTAGGATATAGTTTCCCTGGAAAGGGGGTCATGGAATAAGCCCTAGGAAGGTCTTCTTTGATGCTGAATCCCAGCATTTAGTACAGTGCTTGGCTCAAtacacatttgttaaatgaaggaaAGGAGTCGCTTTTTGCCAAAGGATAGGGGCTTGGATTCACCAGTGTTAATAACAGATGTCCCTAATCATTGTCCATCCACTTGCAGTTTTAATGCCTGATTCTTTATTATcatacattttatgttttgttttttgtctgtatgaaatgttttttaaagtgttgttttttgcttttatttttgcctcttcTCTGCTTAACTTTGAAGGTTGTAAatggcagtattttttttaacgGCCCAGCCATTAGAAAACACATATTTGAGTAGAATTAGGACAGTAATACCCGCGAACATATGTTGAGTACATGCTGCATGCTAAGCCCACTGGGTAAGTGCTTTTATGCACATTATCTCCAGTGATCCCTCACAACAGCCCACGAGAGgctaagtgacctgcccaaggtcataggtGGAGAATGACAGAGTAGAAATTTGTACCTGGGCAGCCCAGCGCAGAAGCTGTAGTTATAACCACATCTCAGAAATTTTATAAATCAGTGACACTAAGCTTTTACAGGCATTACAAAACATCTTCATATTTTCCTCAATTTATCCAGCGCTATTCTATGAACGTTTGGTATTTTCCCTTCGTTTGCATTTGTGGCATGAATGAAGAAGAATCTTCAttctttgcaaatgaagtaaaattATACCTAGATCCCAGAAATTAGTGTGTCCTCACTGTATGAAGTTCAGGGTGGCACCATTTTCTCCAAGTTTTCTAATCAAGCTCAGACCGTTCACTGATTTGAAACCGTCTAACCAAccaagagaggagagaagcaggaaatTTGGTAATGAGCTGGGGAGGATGACACAAGGGTTATCCTTAACATTTTTATGGTAAAAGCTGCAAAAATGTTGCTAAACTGTGTTCTTAGATTAGAGGAGGGACAGGCAGACAATTAAAACTTGACATTGTGcctctttatttaaaatacagtaagtcccctacatatgaacgagttccgttccaagagcacattcgtaagtccggtttgttcataagtccaatttgttcgtaagtccaacaaagttggcctaggtacccaactagcACAGTCAGCTATATAATACTGGactataataggtttataatacttttcacacaaatgatatataaaaaacaaacaaaaaataaagaaaacgtttttaatcttacagcacagtaccctgaaaagtacagtagtgcagtacaacagctggcatacaggggctggcatctagtgaacaggcaagaagagttactgactggaggagggagaggaggggggagatggtagagctgaaggatcatcagcaataggagatgagGGCAAGCTGCATGTGACAACGTACACCAGAcgcgtgaactaacttacgtgactggacataAGAAcgcatgttcacatctttgaaagttctcaacttgaaggtcgtatgtaggggacttactgtatttttctgttgataaattatatacattcatttgctaAAACCCCAAGGAAGCAAGATTGAAAAACTCATGACCGCATTCCAAGAGGAAAGCATTGCTaacatttaacaatatttatgtccatagttttatttctttgtacatACTTTTTTCAAACATGAATTATACTATACATTCAATTtcataatttgttctttttcttttaatatatttcattgtatctcattttaaaatatttcagagacTAAGAGCAGTGATTTTAacccttctcttcctccacagACCTTTAAAGAAGCTTAGTTAAAAGCCCACTTGAATGatattcttaaaatgacaaaattatagagactgGGACAGGAGTAAGGAGTGGGTGTGACTATAAAGGAGTACAAGGAAGTTCTTTTGTTTGATGGAATAGTTGTGTATCATTGTTTTGGTGCTTAGGCTAATTTATACGTACTATCAAATGGCGAGgaactataaacacacacacacacaaatgtgagTACATGTGAAAACTGAATAGAGTTTAGTTAACAGAATTGCCCTGATGTCAGTGATATTGAACTATGGTTGTATAAGAACTCACCACTGGGGGAAGCTGGTTGAAGGGTTCAGAGGGTTCTCTATGTACTGCAACTTCCTATGATTCTACAATTacttgaaaattaaaagttttttttaatccattttataaaAGGCTAAATTAGATTTTAATTCAGGAACTAACTCATTATTAAAATGCAAGGTAAAGAATGGTAAAGTAGGAGCCAGGAGACCTGTGTTTTGATCCTGGGTCTGCTGGTGGACCTCTGTCTAGTCTCTTAACTTCtgggctccatttttttttctggaaaataagaaaattatggtaGAAAATGCTGAGATCCCTTCAGGCTCTGATATTCCATAGGGTATATAGATTTCTGTAAATCTATAAGTTTGCCAAATATAGGATGAATGCCAATAGTATGGTAGATGTAGTCCAAAGGTTAGGGTTTATCTAACCTTCCAATAGGGAAGAaatctgtttctgtctctttctgtctacCTAGCACTACATTAGATATATGGTGATAGAATAGGACTCAGTCCCTAAAGGACCTCAAGAGGGAAATGGGCACATAGGAAGTACCTATACACATATTCTAAGGTACAAAATAGACAAAGTTTGTTTACCTACCAAAATATGTGATAAGGATAGTAGTAATTGCAGTAGGAATTCTGAAAGAGATCACTATAGACTGCAGTATCCAAGGAAGATGTGGAATTTCAGATGTACGACTATCCTACTTTTACCATTAATTGCATCTCAGACTACGTTGCAAGGACCAGATTGTACATCTCAGACATACTTTGCTATTACATTGAATTATATCCActcatatttctttattctgcctcTAAATTTAGACTTACTCTATAATTTGAGTTGGGTTAATAGATGGTAAGTACATCTGGATTTACTTGatgttttctgcttttctctttttttctctctcttcttgacccttccttcccctccaacCAATTCCAGCTGAAAAAAGGAAGGGTGGGCAGACTGTGGATTCTAGCCTTCCTCTTCTAAGTGTATCTGATCCTTTCATTCCTCTTCAAGTACCTGATGCACCAGGTAGGTAAATAAAACTGATCTGAAGTTAAGTTACATCCCAGGGCTTCTTGAGAGTTCTGTTTTAAACACTCCAGGAAAAGGACTTGAATTCCTATACCTGTTAATAGGTgctgttatatatttttactgtctcAATAAGAGGGGCAAAATTCTTTTGTGGAGTCACTAGTCCTTAGCAAAGATAATAAATTCAGCTCAGATTATACCAAGTTGTATTCCACATCATATCAGTCTCAAGTTTCATATCCTTGACTGTGTTAATGGTAATATAAAGGGCCTGTGTATCGCAAAGAGCATTATTAGTTCAGTGTGATTATAACAATTTGGGGGGAAACCTATAAGCCTATGATAGAAGGAACAAAATGCTAATGGTGTAGTATAATGATTGGATTATGAGTGACTTCCTGTTCCTATTTTGCTataatgtgcttttatttttaaaagatacaaatacataataaaatttgaTAGGAAGTGTGAGTCAGGAGACCTCGGTTCCACTCCCTTCCACTATCTGGGCTTGACTCTTCGTCATCGAAATAAGTAATTCTAATCTCCCCTACTGTCTGCTCTGTACCGATTTTTAAGTGAGCAGTCTAAAAAAGTAAGAAACGGTTAGTGTGGTCTGATTGAAATAGCTTTTGAAACAATATCATTGGATGCTTTCCATTTGGAGTTCGTGAATGCCAAAGATTTCTCTTTGCgctcccctccccatccttttgggggaaggggagcagaatGTGAGGAACAGAAGccaccctttctcttctttttcagtctCTTTGAAAAAGCAAATAGATCCAGCTCCTTAGAAACAGCTGACAGTCATTTTGCTGctgatagttttttcttttctcccattcttaccCCTGTCGATTTCTTAAACTGAAAGTCTTAAACTAAAAGAATCTGCTtggtttttcttctctcccaaaATGTCAGAGGGATTTATTTGATTGATTGCCTCAGGATCGGAAGTGATTGTGATGTGCATATCCTCTACTCACTAAGACAGACCACAGCTAGGTTCCCAAGacggtttttatttctttaagtagtTTGTTGACCCTtctaagaggaagaagaaatttgcCCTGATCGGGTAGTATTGTGTAACTTTATAGCTTGCTGGACCTGGAGGTAGGTCAAAAATATCTAAAGTCACTAGAGAATGATTCAGGATAGGGTagttaaagaaaagagaagaaagaatcaaaagaggTCCTTTTCTCTGTTGCATTCATCAGGCATGCCCGGCAGGGCCGAAACAGGCCAGTTTCAAGCAGAAGACTAGAAGGGATGGGCTGTAAACTCGAGCTGGGGCCCACTggcttctttttcctcccttttgtgGCAGTCATAATATCAGACAAGGAAAAAGGGATTATTGAGGCCTTCTCCCTCTGGTACCCCTTTGGGTCCATGCCTTGCTCTTACCCAGATAGCCCATGGACTGCAGAACTGGAAGGGTGACCTCTTGGCACAAGCCAGAGGATGAAAGCATAAATCAGACATGTCACTCCTTTGCAGTCCAGTGAATTCTCAAATCACTGAGCAAAAAATCCAGGCTTCTTACCATACCTACGAGACCCTGACTAGTCTGGCCCTTGGCTACCCTTCTAACCTGAGCTCATAGCATTCTTCCCTTCAGTCTTTCCTCCAATAAGCTAAGCTAAGCTTATTCCCacatcagggcctttgcactttctGGTACTCTGCCTGGAAAGCTTTTCCTTCTTGTTATTCGACATTTGGGTCTCTGCTTAATTGCTGTCTTCTCGGAGAGGCCCGACGTGGTCCCAAGGGCACTGTCACTCACACCCCCTGGCTTTTTTCTTCCTAGCATTTATCATGACATTGTCTGTTTCTACTTGTTCATTCCTCTTTCTCCACCAGAATGCCAGTGTCCTGAGGGAGGGACCTTGTCTGTCTTATTTACCAGTGTACCGTTAATGCTGAGAACACTGCCGGGTGTAGCTGGCACTCAATGAGTATTTGCAGATTAGATGAATGAAGTAAACGAAACCTGAGGCCGAAAGGCTTTTGGCAGCCCCATTACTCTCCATTTCCGTCCCCAGCTACCAAACACCAGAATACTATCTCCATAGCCTTCCGTCTCTGAGTCCACCAACCCCTAGCCAGGCCTCCTTCCCACTCTTGAGGAGGCATAAACAGAGGCACAGCCCACATGTCAGGAAGCTGCCAAACCCTGGGATGAAAGTAGTAGCTAAACTCAGCAGATCGTTCAGCTCCTCCTTTCATGATGCTCTCCAGAATCTGGGCTAAGTATGGCATGTGACCACTGTGTCTTTGATTACCTTATTTACTGTTATATGCCCAGCCTGTAGCACATTCAGTTATGTAGCTCCTTTATCCCTGTATCCTTCCTCAGCATCTTGAAATGCCCGAGTGAGGAAAGGGCCGAGAGTTTACGGTCTCTGGTACCTTGGCAGACTACAGGTTTGTCTCCTGCCCCTCAAAGCAAGCAGTTTGTCACTCCCTCCACCGGTGGTGGACACCGGTCAGGtgtgttggttggttggttggttgggttTACATACATGCTTCCCTCCCACACTCAGCCTTCCTGATGGTGAGAATCATGGAACCTTAGTCTCCTGACAACTATGCCTTTTGtgacttaacattttattttatgctttttaaatgttttcacataTGATTTCCTTTGAGCCAGAAATAATACTGACCGGTGGGTATGTCCAGTAATCTCTCTCTTCGTGAGTAAGGAAGTGAGGCCTTAGTGCTGCTGTGACCGTGCTCCTTCCTCTTGGTGGCTCACAGCACCCACACAGTGAGGGGTCGTTTGGGGACAGATCCCAGCTCAATAAATCCTTTGACTATAGAGCTAAATTTAAGGGTTAGGGAGATACAAGAATGGATTTGAACTTGTAAGAGCTTGGTTCTAGCCACTTAGTAGCTAAGTGATTTTGGTCAAATCCCTCAAACTCTGTGTTCTCCCCCTCCTCAGCATTGGCCATAGTAGAACCTACCTGCGGACTGGCTTGTGTGTCTCAGATGAAATCATGTATTTGAAATT is a window encoding:
- the LOC136134030 gene encoding large ribosomal subunit protein eL36-like, yielding MALCYPMAVGLNRSHKVTENVSKPRHSRRHGRLTKHTKFVRDVIQEVCGFASYERPAMELLKVSKDKRAFKFIKKRVGGHICAKRKREELSNVLAAMRKAAAKKD